One stretch of Rhodohalobacter mucosus DNA includes these proteins:
- the ribB gene encoding 3,4-dihydroxy-2-butanone-4-phosphate synthase: MPITPFHSIPDAIEDIRAGKMIIVVDDEDRENEGDFLMAADKVSPEAVNIMVKHGRGLVCVPITRHRAHELNLDYMVTEGADPDEAAFTISVDHKKLTTTGISAPDRANTIRELINPKASPTDFRRPGHVFPLIGVDGGVLRRAGHTEAAIDLARLAGSAPAGIICEIMHDDGEMARLPELIGLSRKFDLKLITIKDLIAYRMKHESLVKNVMSVDMPTIYGDFMLHVFEEKLTGENHLAFTKGEWTEEDSVLTRVHAANMLADIFGSKRSDKTGLLHQSFRMIEKEDRGVVLYMDQMSHERNIVDQIRAMKLQEEGHTKDEIRQKLGAKMDSRDYGVGAQILHSLGIRKLRLLTNNPVKRVGLNSFGLEMVEEVSIPVDHIDTDHPDEKLDKPVKKEGFLKRLMLE, encoded by the coding sequence ATGCCAATAACTCCATTCCATAGCATTCCCGACGCCATTGAGGACATCCGTGCGGGTAAGATGATCATCGTAGTGGACGATGAAGACCGGGAAAATGAGGGGGATTTTCTGATGGCGGCCGATAAGGTATCGCCTGAGGCTGTCAATATCATGGTAAAGCACGGACGCGGATTGGTGTGTGTTCCTATCACAAGGCACCGAGCCCACGAGCTGAACCTGGACTATATGGTTACCGAGGGAGCTGATCCCGATGAAGCAGCTTTCACCATCTCGGTTGATCACAAAAAGCTTACGACCACCGGCATTTCCGCACCCGACAGGGCCAACACGATCAGGGAGCTGATCAACCCAAAGGCGAGCCCCACCGATTTTCGTCGTCCGGGACATGTATTTCCACTGATTGGCGTGGATGGCGGGGTTTTGCGCCGCGCCGGTCATACAGAAGCAGCCATAGACCTTGCCCGGCTTGCCGGAAGTGCGCCGGCTGGAATCATCTGTGAAATCATGCATGATGACGGAGAAATGGCCCGCCTGCCCGAACTAATCGGACTCTCACGGAAGTTCGACTTGAAGCTCATCACGATCAAGGACCTCATTGCATACCGGATGAAGCATGAGTCTCTCGTTAAAAATGTGATGAGCGTGGATATGCCCACCATTTACGGTGATTTCATGCTGCATGTATTTGAGGAGAAACTTACAGGTGAAAATCATCTTGCATTCACAAAAGGTGAATGGACTGAAGAGGATTCGGTTCTGACCCGGGTGCACGCAGCCAACATGCTCGCAGACATTTTTGGCAGCAAAAGAAGCGACAAAACCGGCCTCCTGCATCAGAGCTTCCGGATGATTGAAAAAGAGGACCGCGGCGTTGTTCTATACATGGATCAGATGAGCCATGAGCGCAATATTGTTGACCAGATCCGCGCCATGAAACTCCAGGAAGAGGGCCACACAAAAGATGAGATCCGCCAGAAACTGGGCGCCAAGATGGACTCCAGGGATTATGGCGTGGGCGCACAAATTCTCCACTCTTTGGGCATCCGCAAACTGAGGCTTCTTACCAATAACCCTGTAAAGCGGGTTGGTCTCAACAGTTTCGGGCTTGAAATGGTAGAAGAGGTATCAATCCCGGTTGATCATATCGACACAGATCATCCCGACGAAAAACTGGACAAACCGGTTAAGAAAGAGGGCTTTTTGAAGCGCTTGATGCTGGAGTGA